CATCTATCCAGACTTCCCGTTACCGCATTCAAGGCAACAAGAAGCTCGGCTGCTCGGGGTTCGATTTTCCGGATGATCCCGATATTATCGACAACGGGTATTTTATGCCGAAGGTTTGATGAGACATGGCTGAGAAAAATATCATCGATCTCATCAATTCAGCTTCCCTAAGACTCAAACGTATCGAAATTGATGCTCCCCGCGTGAATGTCGAACGAATGCTGTGTTCGATCCTCAACTGCAATCGTGTCGACTTATATCTCGACCCCGTCAGGATGTTGCCATCGGATCAGGTGGCCAAATTCGAATGGCTGTTCTCCAAGAGGATGGCATTCGAGCCGCTGCAATACATCCTCGGCGAGACAGAGTTTTTCGGAATCGAAATCAAATGCGACAAACGAGCACTGATACCACGCCCTGAAACGGAGTTTGTTGTCTCCAAGGCAATCGACACTCTCGAGAGCCTTGACCGCCTCTATATTCTCGATCTCGCATGCGGAACCGGCTGCATCGGAATCGCACTCGCAATAAACCTGCCACAGGCGACTATCCACGCTACGGATATATCCGAGGATGCTGTTTCGCTCGCGAAAGAGAATGCACTCATGCACGGTTTGATCACAAGATTCAGCTTCTCGGCGGGCGACATGTTTACGCCGGTCGCAGGGAAGGGCGTCCTCTACGACGCTTTAGTCTGCAACCCGCCATATATCAGAGATGGAGAGTGGGAACTGCTTCACGAGCAGATACGAGAATTCGAACCGAGGCGGGCGTTGCTATCTGGCACCGACGGTCTCGATTTCATCAGACGCATGCTCTCAGAGGTCAGCGAGGTGCTCGTACCGGGCGGCCATCTCATCTTCGAGATGGGGCAGGGGCAGGCGAATTCGGTGAGACAGTTGGTCGACCAGATCGACAGCCTCGAATTCATAGAGACAGTCCAGGACTATAGCGCAATCGAACGAGTAGCCGTTGTGAGACGGAGACCGAGCTCGAAACTGTAGCATGGAAGAACGCACGCGGTTTTATACGGCCACATCGGACGCAAACATCTTACTATTGGATTCCTCCCATACTTTTCCCCATGTGAGTATGTGATCAGATTCTTCGGGATGCACCTATCCTACTGTATTCCAATCACATGCAAATCATAGATTCGTGGGCATTCTGTTTGCGCAGTCAGGCAGTGGGGCAGAAGGATCGATTTATGTCCGGTCTGAATATCGCATCGACCATCGGCTCTCTGAATACTGTGCGGAATCTTTCCGCCATGCACCGGTCTATCCGTAAGACTGCGTCGAGGCTGGCGTCCGGCAAGAGAATCACCAGAGCGGCTGATGATTCCGCCGGACTGGTGGTGTCAGAGCAAATGCGCGCACAGGTGGCATCGCTGACTCAACAGATCGTTAATCTTGACAATGTCATCAAAAGAAACAAGACAGCCGATTCGCATCTGGTCGAGATGGAGGATCATCTGATCGAAATGCGCGAGATTGCGACCGCAGCCGCCTCAACTGGCGGCATCGAACAGGGGCAGGTAGAGGCTTATGAGGATGAGCTGGATCGCTCTGCTGAGGCTCTGGACAAGATGGCTGACGATACCATGCTCGGTGACTCCGCACTGCTCGACGGTTCCGAGAACAGCGTCGCTGAAATCCAGCGACTTGGACATTTCGATCTGTCCGACGTAGAGAAGGTCAAGGAAGCGGTGACCAGAATAGATGAAAGAATTAAGGACATTCAAAAAGTGCATGCGGGACTCGGTGCGGCAATTTCTCGTGAAATCGAGTCGATGCGCGAGAGCCTCGCAGTCGCACACAGAAATCTCGTTGAAACTGAATCTGATATTCGCGATAGCGGCATGGCATTGGAGCAGTCGGGCTTTGTATCACGGCTTGTGCGATCCGATCTCGGCAGTTCCCTTCTCGCGCAGGGGAATCTGGTGTCACAGTCGGTATTCGGCCTTGTGACCGATCCATAGATTTTGTTGAAACAGGCAATGCCTGCTCGGGGCAGCAGAGGGGCTCACAACACGATAGGGTAGTGTATCGTCAGGAGTGCGTCGATTCGTCGGCGCACTTCTTGAATCACCTGATGCACTGAGTGAATTCAGACCTTCCAGGCTTTATGTCTGGCGGCATCGCAGATGGCCGTAAGCTGAATTATCGAAATCAAATGGTCTGTACTGAAAAGATATGCAGAGCTGTGCCGTGCTGCAAGAAGTTTCCGTGTTCGCAGAGTGGCGATGACCCCGAGTCAACCGGTTTCCGGTTGACATCCGCCTGTTTCGCTGCTATTCTATTATTACATTTCCGAAAACAGTGCACTATGCCCGGCATCCGAGATCTCACACGGAATAAGGTATGACATTAAGCGATCACAAGATTGACATCATCGCCGCTGATGAAGTTGTACATCTGCGGCGCATTATCAAGGAAGACTTGGATGCATTCTATCGCTGGTATAAAGACCCCGACATACAGAGGTTCATGGCTGCCCCACACTGGGATTCCAATTGTTCGAAGGATCAATATCGGTCCATCTTCCTGCGCAGACACCTTCTGCAGACTGGCTCGGCAGTTACCGTGGCGGTGTGTATGGCGAATGACGATCGTCCGATCGGGATGGTGAACTACTTCGATCTGGATCGTGATAAGGGCAGTTGCGAAATCGGTGTGGTTGTTGGCGAGAAGGACTTCTGGAGCCGGGGTGTTGGAAGTGCGGCCGTGAAACTCACATCAACCTACCTCTTCTCGACAGTGCATCTTAATCGAATCTACTGCCACATTCTCTATGGGAATACGCGGTCGATCTTACTATTCGAGAAGTGCGGGTTTGAGTTTGACAAAATCGTCTTCATCTCCGATACTGAGTTTCTCAGATATGAACTGAGGAACCTCGACTGGAATAGCCTCTTCAGGTGATCGACTGCACTGGAAATATTCAGTCAGCTTGTCAACTGTCAAACACGTGCTTTTCGGATTGGTAAATCTCGGCCAGGTTCTCCAAGATCATATCAATCTCAACCTGCGTCAACCCCAACTTACAGGCGAATGGTAACGTGGAGAGGTCTTCAATCTTAGCATCGTTGAAACCGCAGCCTATATACCTCGCGAGCTGATCGCAGAAATTCACGATATAGGCTAATGGAATCTTAGCGATTGACTCGGACGCTTCCCTGCAATCTGGTTCGCCTGCAGGATCATGGTGATAATAGACCGCCGACGAAAGGAAAGAGGGGAAGTTCCATTTATCAAACAATGCCTTGGCAACATCTACATGATTGAAGCCAATACTCTCCGTTTCAATTTCGAGGAAACTGCGCTGTGAATTCTGTACCTCCGCTAAGATTAGATTATACTCAGCCGGCATTTTCTGGCAAAGAATCAACTTGCCGAGATCATGCATCAGGCCTGAGATGAAGGCTTCTTCTACGTTGTTGTGGTGTATTTCCCGTCCTATCACTTTGCACGCGATCGCTGTCGCCAGTGAGTGCTCCCACAGTGCCTGCTCCAGCGAGTTTGATTCCTTTCTCTTGTAAAGGCTGTGTGTCGAGGAGGCGATCACGAGCGATCTGAGCGTATAGAAGCCAAGTATCAGAATCGCCTCTTTCAGCGTACTGACTCCCTTCGACCGCCCGTAGAAAGATGAATTCGACAATTTGAGGACTTTCGCTGTCAAAGCTTGATCGACCGAAAGCACCTTGACAAGCTTCTCGATGTCAGTTTCGACACTCGATGTCATTCCCATCACGGCTGATACGATAGCAGGCGAGGCAGGCAGTTCACCAATCGTCGATATGACTTTCTCAGCCGCGAAATTCGCTGATATTGCTGCTGTTTGTTCCATTCTGTCCTTTCTGGTTTCTGTTGGTTGTATCGGCGTCAGGCGGAATTCATTTAGTCGTAGCGGCTTACAGACAGACAGAAGTCATTGCTCCAACGATCTGAGGGCAGCCTTTGTCCATGCGGCTATGCGAGCGAAAGGTAATATGCACGGCATAGCGAGTGAAACCGGAGGGCACTCCGACAGGAAACTGGATATGTGTATCTTCGATGCTGTTCAAAATTTGGGCAATATGGGCGATTATTCCATGTATAACCCTGTGAACCTCAAGCCAGCCAACGTCAAACGAAGTCTCAACAGCGTGGAAAATGCTCGCGGATGATGAAAATAACTATTGACAAAAAGGCACTCTGGGCATATATTGCGTTCGTCTTGAAGGGAAACTTGGTTACAGCAATTCCTCACAGTTCAAGCTGATGCGGTTTTCGGCTAAACGTTAAGGACAACATTTCTTCTTTCGTTACTGATTTGTGCAAACAAAGACCGGTGTACTGACCAAACCTGAAATTATGTGCAGTCCAAGACTGCATGCGATGTTTGAGACTGTAACTTGAGATCACTCTGCGGCAAATGCAAGGAGTAATTGGAACGGTTGCTTGCTACTAAACTAACTGCCCAACAGGGCGATAACAATTAAGAGCAGGTATGTATCTGAAATTACTGTGGCTTCTCGATATAGGTTCCAAGGAGGACTGCAAATGAGAACATCCATGCGCCGCATTGTGCCGACTTTGGCGATTTTACTCGTTTTGTCGATCGTGGGGGCGAGCAATATTCACGCTTCGCCTGACGCGGTTCAACTCTACGTCAATGTAGAGGATACTGTTATGAAGAGAGATGCAGACAGTGTTGTCGTCTCGGTATATATGGAGACTTTCTCTGACAGTGTCGGAGGGTTCGAGCTCTGGTTCTTCATCGGCCAGGATGAGGTCCTCAGGTTCAGATCGGATTCAGTCTGGACATGTGACACAGTCTACACTGGTTGCACAGACTCTACGTGTACCGCATATATCGAGGATTCCTGTATCGCATGGGAATACATTCCGTCCAGTTGCGCGGATACGACTGAAACGTGCGATTGGGTGATGCTCGGCGCCTCAATCCTTGATGGTTCGCTGATTGAGAACTGGGACTATGTTTCGACGAATGTGCTCGATGCGAACAGGAGGCAGCTGAAAATCGTCGGTATCGCTAACGAATCTCCCGGACCACCGAAAGCTATTCCACCGAATGCGTCTAACAACCTGCTGTTGAGAATAGTCGCTGAGGTCCGCGAGGACAAGCTCGATTCGCTTGAATGCGCCGATTCGACCTGCCTTGAGTGGGATGGGCCGGACTGTCTTTATTGGCATCGCTATAATTGCGAGATCGCGCTGGTTCCGGATTCTCTCTGCCCGGATAGCGTGGCCCAGCAGTGGGGAATTACTCCCATTCTCATCTGGGACAATTCAACCAGATTCTCAAATCCTCGGGATGAACTCATCGGATGGCACTGGCAATACGCGTGTATCGATTCGGAGTGCATCCTGTGGGAGGACACGGTTTGCATTGGTTGGGAGTGCACTGCGTGGGATTATGAGGACTCTTCATACGTTGTCGACACGACCAAAATCAAGTATTTCGATGGCCAGGTTAACCTCAATTGCGCCACGTGCGATTACAATGTCGGCAATGCCGATGCATCGATTGATGTCGATATCGACGATGTTGTGTACCTGATTGCCTATATCTTCGTTGGAGGGCCGGCTCCGGTACCGGAGTATGGCGCCGGTAACGCAGATTGCAACGGCGAGATTGATATCGACGATGTGGTATTCCTGATAGCATACATTTTTGTCGGTGGCCCGGCACCATGTGATTGTGAAGACCTACCGCCAGCTCCGTTTTGATGCCTGGCGGCGCATACGACTGAACCTGCATTTAAGAGAAGTGAATTGGTTTGGAGATAAGTCGGAAATGAAGATAGAAGAGAGAACACGGCTGCAAGCCGAAGAAGGAAAAAAGAGAAGGGAGGTAACGAAGGAAGTTGAAGAGGCGTTAGACGTTCAAACCAACTGTCCGTTTTCTTACCGGCCCCGATAGAGAGGCATGGCTAAGGAAAGTGCTCCCTCTGTGTAAGCCTAAATGCACGGTGGGGCGATGCTTCACAAGACGTTCTGAGGGGGAACAGATTTACTAGAGTGTCAGGCAAGCGTTACCTGACACAGACAACTTGAATTCTTAAGTTAAAGGAGCACAAGATGAAACGCAGTCTTTTGGCAATCTTATTGCTTCTTCTCGCTTGCAGTTTTGCATTTGGCCAGATCACTGACTACGTCAAGTGGAATACTCCTGTCAAGTACAATGAAGGACAGGCTGGTGACGTTGCCCTCCTGGTGACGTTCCAGTGCGCAGCTCCGGTTGGCAATGTGAAGGGTGTTAGCCTCGGCTTTGCCCTCACGGCTACCGGTGCCGCGAATTTCACTTACGTTACTTACACCAAGCACCACAACACCGACTGGTTCGATCTGGGTGGTCTGCTCGTCGATGTCTCACTGATGCCGAACTCGTTCTTGATGGGCGGTGCTGCTCTGGGTGCAGGTATGCCCCGTGTGACCGATGAGCCGCTCCTTACCGTTGGCTTGATGTTCGGTGTTGGTGTAGGCCAAATCTGTATCGACTCCGCGTTCTTCCCGCCAGCTGGCGCATGGAAGTTCTCGAATACGACCTGCGACCCCGTTGGCGGTCCGCGTCCGTATTTTGTTGATGCAGCCGGCAGCGATGTAGCTCACCCGATCTGCGTCGATGTTCTGGAGGTTACATGCGTTGACCCGACCATCGACCCGATTGTCGGTGGTGTACTGACCGGCAACCACTGCAATGGCCTCAGCCACACTTTCACAGGTGATCCAGGTAATCTGGATGGCGTTCCTGCCACTCCGGTGGTCTGGACAGTGACAAATGGTCCCGGTTCGTTTGCCGGCGCCGTTTACTCGGCTCCAGCAGCTACCACTGGTACCTATGCGGTTGAAGTCACTGCGACCAACAGCTGTCTTGGCACTGCCACGTATAACTTCAATCTGGTCTTCACGAACCAGGCTCCGTCGATTCTGCCGGCTACTACGCCTGCGCAGATCGGTCAGGGCGGGTTATACTCGGTCGACTTCGACGCAACCGATCCTAACAGCTGCGATCCTCAGTTGTGGTCGGTCGTTATTACTCCGGCCCCGGCTGGCGCCTATTCCATTGATGGAACCGGTGTGCTCAACTGGCAGACTGTTGACCCGGACGATGGTGGCATCACCTTCCAAGTCTGTGTGACAGTTGATGATGGTGAGCCCGACAAGGCGACCGCTACGCATTGCTTCGACGTCGAAGTCCTGACTCTGGTGCCTTTCGAAATCCAACTCGAGAAGGTAGAGGGTCAGCTTCAGGGTCATTATGCCAGCGTTTCGATCTTCCTGAACAAGGGGACTGAGACGTTTGGTGGTTTTGACTTCCTGGTAGCTTACGATGCATCAGCCTTGACATTCATGGGTGCAACTCTCGGTGCTCAGCTCAATGCTAAGTGGGAGTATTTCACCTATCGTTTCGGCTGGAATGGCAACTGCGACGGTGCGTGCCCGAGCGGTATGCTCCGTGTAGTCGGTATTGCCGACATCAACAACGGCCCGAATCATCCGGATCCTGCCTGGCTGGTCAAGCAGAACCCCGATGGTGTACCGGATGAGCTGGTTGTATTGACCTTCTACGTCACCAATGATCGCACGTTTGAGTGCATGTACGTCCCGGTCCGCTTCTTCTGGCACGACTGCGGCGACAACGCGATCTCGAGCCCCATGGGTGACATTCTCTACATCTCCAGGTTCGTGTATGACTACGACTGGACACTCGGATACAGGGACATCACCGGCACGATCCACTACGGTGGTCACTGGTGGTTGTTTGGCCCGCCGTATCCATTTGTCGACTTCATAGAGAACACTGCCTGTATGAACCCGGATCCTGAAAAGCCGGATCCACTTCGCTTCATCGACTTCATACAGGGTGGTGTTGACATCATCTGTTCCGAGGATATCGATGCTCGCGGCGACCTCAACATGAATGAAGTTGCCAACGAGATCGCGGACGCGGTACTCTACACCAACTACTTCATTTACGGCCTCAGCGTATTCACATACACTGAAGGCTCGATCGCAGCTTCCGACGTGAACGCTGACGGTCGCGTGTTGACAGTTGGTGACCTTGTTTACCTCGTACGTATTATCACGGGCGATGCACTTCCGTACCCGAAACTCTCACCGTTCGCAAACAGCGTAACGATTGAGCAGGGCTCGGTAGTCACCACGAACTCGCAGTCCGACATCGGTGCTGCTCTGTTTGTCTTCAGTGGCGAAGGCGAAGCTAACTTGCTCGTCGACGGCATGAAGATGGAAAGCAGCGTAGTAGACGGTCAGCTTCGCGTGCTGGTATGGTCCGATGGTACGAACCATGTTCCGGCCGGCGAGCAGAACCTGATCAGCGTAACCGGCGATCTGACGATCGTCGAGGCCGAGGTTTCGGATTACTATGGTAATCTGATGAACTCGACCGTGGTCGAGAAAGTTATCCCGACCGCATTCGCGCTGAATCAGAACTATCCGAACCCATTCAACCCATCCACCGATATTACTATCAATCTCCCGACTCAGTCGAGCTGGAAGCTTGATATTTATAACGTCGCTGGTCAGTTGGTCAGAACATTCTCCGGTAACGCGATTGGCGAAGTCACGGTTACTTGGGATGCTGCTGGCGCGGCTTCGGGTATTTACTTCTACAAGGCCACCGCGGGTCAGTATACTGACACCAAGAAGATGGTTTTGATGAAGTAACCGTTTTGCTTCATAGACTGGATGAGGGGGAGGTTACTCCCCCTCGTCTTGAAATTAACCTGAGGAGAAGGGAGTTGATGGGAAGTACTTGTACTGAAAGAATAGATGGGAATCGAAAGCAGGCATGCAAAAATGATGATCGAGCAATCAAGACCGACAGGAAATGTAGGATTGTTTGCGATCATCTTTCTTTTTTATGGTCTAGAGCATTATCTCGTATGTCTGCATACGTTTGCAGAATATCTGAAACTTGAATACTGCAACTTTGTACTTATCAATTCAGCTGCTCATGGACGAGTCGATCGAGCTGCCAGGTTAATAGTAAGAGAAGGTTGGTAGGCTTAGAGTAATTCGTTACAGGATGGGAACTTACATAACTGCTGACATGTTCAAACTCTGGACATGTAACAGGCCTGCAATGTCGGATCGCGGCATACCTGTTGCTGAACCAGAGGTTGGGAAATCACATGTTTACGGACGGATTTCGGAAGTGAAACAAGATTATAGGAACAGGTCAGTTATGACAAGAATATTATCAGCTCTGCTTGCATTATCCATATGTGCGGTAACCGCTCTTGGCCAGGATGATCCGCACGGTATAACAGACACGATCCGTATTGCCGATGTGACTGCTGTTCCAGGCGACAAGATCCAAGTCGAAGTTTATATTTTTAGTGATATCGAGCTCCTCAGTTTGACGGTCCCCGTGAAGTTTGCTAAAGAGGTCCTCACCCTTGATTCGATCAGGTTCGACGGCTCCAAGCTGGAGTATCTGAGCAGTCACCCCTACGCAATCGATAACGAGGCAGGTACCGGGCTGATAGGCGGAATCGTGCTGACAGAAGAACCGATTCCAGCCGGAACGGGGCTTCTTGCGACACTCGATTTCACGGTCGCCCAAGCCGCTGAAATCGGGCAGACGTATATTTTTGATACTGTGTTCGTGCCCCCGGCCGGTTATGTTCTGCTGGTCACAGTCGATCATGACAAGGTTCGCCCCGCGTTCGCACCGGGTCACCTGACTATCGTCGACCAGAACAAAGCCCCCATTTTCCGTGAGATTCCTGACCAGGTTGTTTTCGAGGGCGATTCTGTCACGTTTATGGTCAGCGCACTGGACCCGGATGGCGGGAGTATTTCATACTCTTCAATGAAATTGCCGAACGGCGCGTCGTTCGATGCTGCCACCGGTCAGTTTACCTGGATTCCGCCTTACACCGGACCGAATTCCGCTGTCGGAAGCCCTTGTATAGTCAAATTCATTGCTTCCGATGGAGAGAACTCGAGCCACTGTGCTGTTGATATCACGGTTCTTAATCGAAACCGCGCTCCAGTCGTGAACACTCCGGATACTGTCGGCTGTGATGTCGGTGATTCAATCTTCCTCGTCATTTCAGCAGCCGATCCCGATCTGGAAGCTGTGGAAGTGGATGTGACCAGTCTTCCATACGGAGCTGACTATCAGCGAGGGAATCCGGGGTATGTCAGCTGGAGAACTTCTCTGTCTGACTCGGGCAGCTACGAACTACTGGTCACAGCGACCGATGCCATCGGAGCTGAAGCCACTGAGACTCTGACGCTGTTGGTACATCCCGCAGCGCCATGCGAGTTGGATATATCTGAAACACAGGCAATCAGCGGCAATACAGGAATCGTAGAAGTCAGCCTGCGCAACAGAGTGTTAATCGATCATATAAACCTTCTGATTCACTATGATCCGACTGCCTTGACACTGCTGTCAACATCGGCGGTCGGTACTCGTGTTGATTATTGGGAGCAGTTCATTGAGACCATAAATGAGATCGACGGTCGCGTTTGGCTCGATGCTGGCGCGAACCTCCCGGGTCACGATGGTAACGATCCACTGGAGATTGGGGATGGACCTGTGATGAAACTCAATTTCCTGGTAACATCCGATCTTGATTTTGCAGGTCAGCTTGTGCGAGTTGAGTTTGAATTTGTCGACACGCTCTCTCTCCTGGACAATACGCTAATCACGCCTGAAGGAGAAGTCCTCGGTCAGGGCGATGTCAGCTATGATAACGGTTCCATTTTCATTAAACAGCATGACGCTCTGATCGGCGA
This genomic interval from Candidatus Zixiibacteriota bacterium contains the following:
- a CDS encoding T9SS type A sorting domain-containing protein gives rise to the protein MTRILSALLALSICAVTALGQDDPHGITDTIRIADVTAVPGDKIQVEVYIFSDIELLSLTVPVKFAKEVLTLDSIRFDGSKLEYLSSHPYAIDNEAGTGLIGGIVLTEEPIPAGTGLLATLDFTVAQAAEIGQTYIFDTVFVPPAGYVLLVTVDHDKVRPAFAPGHLTIVDQNKAPIFREIPDQVVFEGDSVTFMVSALDPDGGSISYSSMKLPNGASFDAATGQFTWIPPYTGPNSAVGSPCIVKFIASDGENSSHCAVDITVLNRNRAPVVNTPDTVGCDVGDSIFLVISAADPDLEAVEVDVTSLPYGADYQRGNPGYVSWRTSLSDSGSYELLVTATDAIGAEATETLTLLVHPAAPCELDISETQAISGNTGIVEVSLRNRVLIDHINLLIHYDPTALTLLSTSAVGTRVDYWEQFIETINEIDGRVWLDAGANLPGHDGNDPLEIGDGPVMKLNFLVTSDLDFAGQLVRVEFEFVDTLSLLDNTLITPEGEVLGQGDVSYDNGSIFIKQHDALIGDINLNSVPFEVGDIVYFTNYFIDPASYPLDGDRWGNSDINQDGRPGTIGDLIYLINIVSGSGAGKISADEHAGSTANVDARVVSTGTDITVESASPVGGAYFVISLEGESSIEAVAGGDHRKVDIHQSFDGELLRVLVLSKDASGIAADGEPVLRLLHDGGLRVSIKEMMFADQQGFSLTAELGKATQLPASFTLDQNYPNPFNPSTNIGFSLPREGQVNLKIYNIEGKLVTTLVDGLMPAGRHTVVWDGRDNTGRAAASGIYFYRLNTGEFSDTRKMTLIK
- a CDS encoding T9SS type A sorting domain-containing protein; its protein translation is MKRSLLAILLLLLACSFAFGQITDYVKWNTPVKYNEGQAGDVALLVTFQCAAPVGNVKGVSLGFALTATGAANFTYVTYTKHHNTDWFDLGGLLVDVSLMPNSFLMGGAALGAGMPRVTDEPLLTVGLMFGVGVGQICIDSAFFPPAGAWKFSNTTCDPVGGPRPYFVDAAGSDVAHPICVDVLEVTCVDPTIDPIVGGVLTGNHCNGLSHTFTGDPGNLDGVPATPVVWTVTNGPGSFAGAVYSAPAATTGTYAVEVTATNSCLGTATYNFNLVFTNQAPSILPATTPAQIGQGGLYSVDFDATDPNSCDPQLWSVVITPAPAGAYSIDGTGVLNWQTVDPDDGGITFQVCVTVDDGEPDKATATHCFDVEVLTLVPFEIQLEKVEGQLQGHYASVSIFLNKGTETFGGFDFLVAYDASALTFMGATLGAQLNAKWEYFTYRFGWNGNCDGACPSGMLRVVGIADINNGPNHPDPAWLVKQNPDGVPDELVVLTFYVTNDRTFECMYVPVRFFWHDCGDNAISSPMGDILYISRFVYDYDWTLGYRDITGTIHYGGHWWLFGPPYPFVDFIENTACMNPDPEKPDPLRFIDFIQGGVDIICSEDIDARGDLNMNEVANEIADAVLYTNYFIYGLSVFTYTEGSIAASDVNADGRVLTVGDLVYLVRIITGDALPYPKLSPFANSVTIEQGSVVTTNSQSDIGAALFVFSGEGEANLLVDGMKMESSVVDGQLRVLVWSDGTNHVPAGEQNLISVTGDLTIVEAEVSDYYGNLMNSTVVEKVIPTAFALNQNYPNPFNPSTDITINLPTQSSWKLDIYNVAGQLVRTFSGNAIGEVTVTWDAAGAASGIYFYKATAGQYTDTKKMVLMK
- a CDS encoding GNAT family N-acetyltransferase; amino-acid sequence: MTLSDHKIDIIAADEVVHLRRIIKEDLDAFYRWYKDPDIQRFMAAPHWDSNCSKDQYRSIFLRRHLLQTGSAVTVAVCMANDDRPIGMVNYFDLDRDKGSCEIGVVVGEKDFWSRGVGSAAVKLTSTYLFSTVHLNRIYCHILYGNTRSILLFEKCGFEFDKIVFISDTEFLRYELRNLDWNSLFR
- the prmC gene encoding peptide chain release factor N(5)-glutamine methyltransferase; the encoded protein is MAEKNIIDLINSASLRLKRIEIDAPRVNVERMLCSILNCNRVDLYLDPVRMLPSDQVAKFEWLFSKRMAFEPLQYILGETEFFGIEIKCDKRALIPRPETEFVVSKAIDTLESLDRLYILDLACGTGCIGIALAINLPQATIHATDISEDAVSLAKENALMHGLITRFSFSAGDMFTPVAGKGVLYDALVCNPPYIRDGEWELLHEQIREFEPRRALLSGTDGLDFIRRMLSEVSEVLVPGGHLIFEMGQGQANSVRQLVDQIDSLEFIETVQDYSAIERVAVVRRRPSSKL
- a CDS encoding HDOD domain-containing protein; its protein translation is MEQTAAISANFAAEKVISTIGELPASPAIVSAVMGMTSSVETDIEKLVKVLSVDQALTAKVLKLSNSSFYGRSKGVSTLKEAILILGFYTLRSLVIASSTHSLYKRKESNSLEQALWEHSLATAIACKVIGREIHHNNVEEAFISGLMHDLGKLILCQKMPAEYNLILAEVQNSQRSFLEIETESIGFNHVDVAKALFDKWNFPSFLSSAVYYHHDPAGEPDCREASESIAKIPLAYIVNFCDQLARYIGCGFNDAKIEDLSTLPFACKLGLTQVEIDMILENLAEIYQSEKHVFDS